A single window of uncultured Methanospirillum sp. DNA harbors:
- a CDS encoding aminotransferase class I/II-fold pyridoxal phosphate-dependent enzyme — translation MIVNIKDRITEMSLPADCSIRQALQAIDKGALGMALLVDPDSNIFKGLITDGDVRRALIQGFGLESQVKEIIRPIAKTATEGMSFEQISTMFTDPVRVVPVLDKAGVVIDLAIFDRRINLPVAEPCFNENELLYVSDCVITGWVSSAGKYVTRFESMFAEYCSTKYAITTSNGTTALHLALLALGIGPGDEVIVPSLTFISTANAVTYTGAKPIFVDSEEQSWTIDPTGIESAITSKTRAIIPVHIYGHPANMGKIMDIAHRKHLYVVEDAAEAHGAYYKDQMVGGIGDIGIFSFYGNKIITTGEGGMITTNDPSIAEKVRILRDHGMTAERRYWHPVLGYNYRLTNIQAALGVAQMEKIASILKNKKQIAKKYTEMLQGISGLTIQNTATWADPVYWLFSIQIDPTLFGYSRDELIQYLKVKGIETRPLFPPVHTQPIYNTGQHLTIAEKLSTQGLSLPSSPNLKEDDIIRITQEIRKLNKT, via the coding sequence ATGATTGTTAATATTAAAGATAGAATAACAGAAATGAGTTTACCTGCAGATTGTTCAATACGTCAGGCACTGCAGGCAATCGATAAGGGAGCCCTAGGCATGGCATTACTAGTGGATCCTGATTCAAATATTTTCAAGGGTTTGATTACCGATGGGGACGTTCGTCGGGCATTAATACAGGGATTTGGGCTTGAATCCCAAGTAAAAGAAATTATCCGGCCAATTGCAAAAACTGCAACTGAAGGGATGAGTTTTGAACAAATATCAACAATGTTTACAGACCCGGTCAGGGTAGTTCCAGTTCTTGATAAGGCTGGAGTGGTAATAGATTTGGCTATCTTTGACCGAAGAATTAACCTACCTGTTGCAGAGCCTTGTTTTAACGAAAACGAATTGCTCTATGTTTCAGATTGTGTCATAACCGGTTGGGTTTCGTCTGCTGGGAAATATGTAACACGTTTTGAATCAATGTTTGCAGAATATTGTTCAACAAAATATGCGATAACAACCAGTAATGGAACTACGGCTCTTCATCTCGCATTATTGGCTCTTGGTATAGGGCCTGGAGATGAAGTAATTGTACCAAGCCTAACATTTATCTCAACTGCAAATGCCGTGACATACACTGGAGCGAAACCCATTTTTGTGGATAGTGAGGAGCAATCGTGGACAATTGATCCAACAGGCATTGAATCAGCCATAACATCTAAAACTAGGGCGATTATCCCAGTTCACATATATGGACATCCTGCAAATATGGGGAAAATTATGGATATTGCCCACAGGAAGCATCTATATGTAGTTGAAGATGCTGCAGAGGCTCATGGAGCATATTATAAAGATCAAATGGTTGGAGGGATTGGAGATATCGGCATTTTTAGTTTTTATGGTAACAAAATAATAACAACCGGTGAAGGGGGGATGATTACAACAAATGATCCCTCAATTGCTGAAAAAGTAAGGATTCTTCGTGATCACGGGATGACCGCCGAGAGAAGGTATTGGCATCCAGTGTTAGGTTATAATTACCGTTTGACAAATATTCAAGCTGCGTTAGGTGTTGCACAAATGGAAAAAATAGCCTCAATTCTGAAAAATAAAAAACAAATAGCAAAGAAGTATACAGAAATGTTGCAGGGAATTTCAGGATTAACGATACAGAATACGGCAACTTGGGCTGATCCAGTATACTGGCTCTTTTCTATTCAGATCGATCCGACTCTCTTTGGATATTCACGTGATGAATTGATTCAATATTTGAAAGTGAAGGGGATTGAGACACGACCCCTTTTCCCCCCTGTTCATACTCAACCAATTTATAATACAGGACAACATCTGACAATCGCAGAGAAACTTTCCACACAAGGGTTAAGTTTACCATCCTCTCCAAATTTAAAAGAAGATGATATAATTAGAATTACTCAGGAAATTCGGAAACTGAATAAAACATGA
- a CDS encoding sugar phosphate isomerase/epimerase — translation MITENNRFEVANEEVFPKNSIYVSTSCLPGVDSLTERISLFQKNGFDAIELGAGVRMNKKDHQFLLKNKNKFLLHNYFPPPLKPFVLNLASENADIQKKSLKLIRTALKLSKDLQSPFYTIHAGFVKDPTEFRGNNYIFPSYVSNEEIHYASIRYAKLISQIAKESKLLNIDLYLENNCCTVDLVNKLLLQTQNEFASLFQSNRIDNLGILLDTGHLNVTAQTYGFDPRDFVKDLQGHIKVIHLHDNDGILDLHKPINSDSWFFDVIQKPAIAELPIIIEAKFKDVYELQKHVQWLKSELGRE, via the coding sequence ATGATTACAGAAAATAATCGTTTTGAAGTTGCAAATGAGGAGGTATTTCCAAAAAATTCTATATATGTCTCGACATCCTGTCTTCCAGGAGTTGATTCATTAACTGAAAGAATATCTCTTTTTCAAAAGAATGGATTTGATGCAATAGAGTTAGGAGCTGGAGTAAGAATGAATAAAAAGGATCACCAGTTTTTATTGAAAAATAAAAATAAGTTTTTATTACATAATTATTTCCCCCCCCCATTAAAACCGTTTGTGTTAAATTTGGCTTCGGAAAATGCGGACATTCAGAAAAAAAGTCTGAAATTGATTCGTACTGCATTAAAATTATCAAAGGATTTACAATCACCATTTTACACTATACATGCCGGATTTGTCAAAGATCCTACTGAATTTAGAGGGAATAATTATATATTCCCATCCTATGTATCAAATGAAGAAATACATTATGCTTCGATCAGATATGCAAAATTAATTTCCCAAATAGCAAAGGAATCTAAATTACTCAATATCGATCTTTATTTAGAGAATAATTGTTGTACGGTGGATTTGGTTAATAAATTACTACTTCAAACACAAAATGAATTTGCATCCCTATTTCAATCAAACCGAATAGACAATCTGGGAATCCTTTTGGATACTGGTCATCTTAATGTTACTGCCCAGACCTATGGTTTTGATCCTCGTGATTTTGTAAAGGATTTGCAGGGTCATATTAAAGTTATTCATTTACATGATAATGATGGAATTCTGGATTTACACAAGCCAATAAATTCTGACAGTTGGTTTTTCGATGTTATTCAAAAACCTGCAATTGCAGAATTACCAATTATTATTGAAGCAAAATTTAAAGATGTTTATGAGTTACAAAAGCATGTTCAATGGCTAAAAAGTGAATTAGGTAGGGAATAA
- a CDS encoding GNAT family N-acetyltransferase, whose translation MEYYPLEIKKINFSNEKQLCIFFHDLIQNQDDLFFHPHPFTSEYAKIISHYSGEDLYYVLTEKNSILGYAMLRGWDEGYEIPSLGIIIHYTVRNRGFGKLFVTFLHHAAKMKGATKIRLKVHPSNKKAIQLYQNLGYIFNDMEKTELIGFYDYRK comes from the coding sequence ATGGAATATTATCCTCTTGAGATAAAGAAGATTAATTTCTCAAATGAGAAGCAATTATGTATTTTTTTTCATGATTTGATACAAAATCAGGATGATCTTTTTTTTCATCCTCATCCATTTACATCAGAGTATGCAAAAATTATCTCTCATTATTCTGGTGAAGATTTATATTATGTACTTACTGAAAAGAATTCAATCTTGGGATATGCCATGTTAAGGGGTTGGGATGAAGGATACGAGATTCCCAGTTTAGGTATTATTATCCATTATACTGTACGAAATCGAGGGTTTGGAAAACTATTCGTGACATTCTTACATCATGCAGCAAAAATGAAAGGGGCAACGAAAATCCGATTAAAAGTTCATCCCTCTAATAAAAAGGCTATTCAACTGTACCAAAACCTTGGATATATTTTTAACGATATGGAGAAGACAGAATTAATAGGTTTTTATGATTACAGAAAATAA
- the neuB gene encoding N-acetylneuraminate synthase gives MIHPVLIQDRLIGPGYPCFIIAEAGVNHNGNMDIAHQLIDAAVKIRADAIKFQSFVTNELITNNTPKAKYQVNTTGRDDGQYGMLKLLELTPKQQEELRDHCNKAGIIYLCTPYERTSVNLLDRLNIVAYKVASTDTTNIPLLRYIASKNRPVLLSTGMSSLCEVEQAVNTLKEGGLDNKIILLQCTSEYPSPLHEVNLRAIQTMEHAFHCPVGFSDHTPSIGASPWAVVLRACVVEKHFTLDRKSPGPDHQASLEPEEFSSLVQTIRDVELALGDGIKQPMPSELPNKKVMQKSLVITRDIKKGEIIKLDDLTCKRPATGLPPFWIDKIIGKLTSRDLYEGTIVELSHIIW, from the coding sequence ATGATTCATCCAGTATTAATTCAAGACAGGTTGATAGGCCCCGGATATCCTTGTTTTATCATAGCAGAAGCAGGAGTAAATCATAATGGAAATATGGATATTGCGCACCAACTTATTGACGCTGCAGTGAAAATTAGGGCAGATGCAATTAAATTCCAAAGTTTTGTTACGAACGAATTGATTACTAATAATACTCCAAAAGCAAAGTATCAGGTTAATACAACTGGGAGAGACGATGGCCAATATGGTATGTTAAAATTACTAGAACTTACTCCCAAGCAACAAGAGGAATTAAGAGACCATTGTAATAAAGCAGGCATAATCTATCTTTGTACTCCATATGAACGCACCTCTGTTAACTTACTTGATCGACTAAATATCGTTGCATATAAAGTCGCTTCTACTGATACCACCAATATTCCTCTTCTACGATATATTGCATCAAAAAACCGACCTGTTCTTCTCTCTACGGGAATGTCATCCTTATGTGAAGTAGAACAAGCAGTCAATACATTAAAAGAGGGAGGGCTTGATAATAAAATTATTCTATTACAATGTACATCTGAATATCCCTCACCTCTTCATGAAGTTAATCTCCGGGCGATTCAAACCATGGAACATGCATTTCATTGCCCAGTGGGTTTTTCAGATCACACCCCATCGATTGGTGCTAGCCCTTGGGCTGTAGTTCTTAGAGCTTGTGTTGTAGAAAAACACTTTACCCTAGATCGAAAAAGTCCAGGCCCCGACCACCAGGCATCTTTAGAACCCGAGGAATTTTCATCTTTGGTTCAAACAATTCGTGATGTTGAATTAGCTTTGGGTGATGGAATTAAGCAGCCAATGCCTAGTGAATTACCAAACAAAAAAGTTATGCAAAAAAGTTTAGTCATCACTCGAGATATTAAAAAAGGGGAAATCATAAAACTAGATGATTTAACTTGTAAACGACCCGCAACTGGTTTACCCCCTTTCTGGATTGATAAGATCATTGGAAAATTAACATCAAGAGATTTATATGAAGGGACAATTGTCGAATTATCCCATATAATTTGGTAA
- a CDS encoding acylneuraminate cytidylyltransferase family protein, which produces MTRILGIIPARGGSKGIPQKNIRIVNGKPLIAWTIESALNCHNIERVIVSTDDKEIAKITSEYGGDVPFIRPEKLAKDDTPDFPVFHHALSWLATNEGYFPEIIVWLRPTAPLRSVEDISGAISLLLETKADWVRTVCAVEHHPYWMKQLNGDKLSPFIMGSDENKYSRRQLLPPVYRLNGAVDVTWRNTIMEKGIIYSGDVRGYVMPQERSIDIDSEFELLYIELLMRTLKL; this is translated from the coding sequence ATGACTCGAATTTTAGGAATTATTCCAGCCCGGGGAGGATCAAAAGGTATCCCCCAAAAAAATATTCGGATAGTAAATGGTAAACCCCTTATTGCTTGGACAATCGAATCCGCTTTAAATTGTCATAATATTGAAAGAGTAATTGTCAGTACTGATGATAAGGAAATCGCGAAAATCACATCAGAATATGGGGGGGATGTCCCTTTTATTAGACCAGAAAAGTTAGCAAAAGATGATACTCCGGATTTTCCTGTATTTCATCATGCTTTATCCTGGCTGGCAACGAATGAAGGGTATTTCCCGGAAATAATAGTATGGCTACGTCCTACTGCACCCCTTCGATCAGTGGAAGATATTTCCGGAGCAATTTCATTATTACTTGAAACCAAAGCTGACTGGGTTCGAACAGTATGTGCTGTTGAACACCATCCCTATTGGATGAAACAACTAAATGGAGATAAGTTAAGCCCATTTATTATGGGATCAGACGAGAACAAATATTCTAGGCGTCAATTGCTCCCCCCGGTATATCGATTAAACGGGGCTGTTGATGTGACATGGCGGAATACAATAATGGAAAAAGGAATAATATATAGCGGTGATGTGCGAGGTTATGTTATGCCACAGGAGCGGAGTATTGATATTGATAGTGAATTCGAATTATTATATATAGAACTCTTAATGAGGACGCTAAAATTATGA
- a CDS encoding ABC transporter ATP-binding protein, whose product MTKNLAIRVKGLGKKYHIGGPKEKYHSLREAIINAIESPFDKLVNSQINKPSNEFWALKDVSFDVQKGEMIGIIGQNGAGKSTLLKILSRITTPTEGEVELYGRVGSLLEVGTGFHPELTGRENIFLSGSIIGMKKREIEDKFDEIVKFSEIEKFIDTPVKRYSSGMYVRLAFAVAAHLDPEILIIDEVLAVGDAAFQKKCLGKMGDVAREGRTVLFVSHNMGAVAKLVNTCIYLEKGKIRNIGPTSEIINQYLCSNYPFKPQTRFEDDPKKDTQIQEIIIRNITGEKSSYLNPIEPFLIEAHFIVRRPIRQMHIAIMIETTDGIPISHSDSSEDTQIPITWKIGSHSIQVCFPGGILNFGQYILRVGIGRHIGTAFDPHRDGLRFEISEGGKEKELGVGLKKKPGILLIKPKYYVLSNT is encoded by the coding sequence ATGACAAAAAATCTCGCTATTCGAGTCAAGGGACTTGGAAAAAAGTATCATATTGGAGGCCCTAAAGAGAAATATCATTCACTAAGGGAGGCAATAATCAATGCAATAGAATCTCCATTTGACAAACTTGTTAATTCACAAATTAACAAACCTTCCAATGAATTCTGGGCTTTAAAAGATGTGTCATTTGATGTACAAAAAGGTGAAATGATTGGAATTATTGGTCAGAATGGAGCTGGAAAAAGTACCCTTCTAAAAATTTTATCTCGGATAACCACACCAACAGAAGGGGAAGTAGAACTTTATGGACGTGTTGGTTCACTTCTTGAGGTAGGTACTGGCTTTCATCCGGAGTTGACAGGAAGAGAGAACATTTTTCTATCAGGCTCAATTATTGGGATGAAAAAGAGGGAAATTGAAGATAAATTCGATGAAATCGTTAAATTTTCAGAAATTGAAAAATTCATAGATACACCAGTTAAACGATACTCCAGCGGTATGTATGTTCGCCTTGCATTTGCTGTAGCAGCACACCTTGACCCTGAAATATTAATAATCGATGAAGTGTTAGCTGTTGGTGATGCAGCATTTCAGAAAAAATGTCTTGGGAAGATGGGAGACGTTGCCCGGGAAGGAAGAACGGTTTTATTTGTTAGTCATAATATGGGAGCAGTTGCTAAACTGGTAAACACTTGTATATATCTTGAAAAGGGGAAAATTCGAAATATTGGTCCTACTTCAGAGATCATAAATCAATATTTATGTTCAAATTATCCTTTTAAACCCCAAACCAGATTCGAAGATGATCCAAAAAAAGATACACAAATTCAAGAAATTATTATTAGAAACATAACAGGAGAGAAGTCTTCATACTTAAATCCGATAGAACCATTTCTTATAGAGGCCCATTTTATTGTTAGACGCCCTATTCGCCAGATGCATATCGCAATTATGATAGAAACTACTGATGGAATCCCGATTTCTCACTCAGATTCATCAGAGGATACACAAATTCCGATTACGTGGAAAATCGGATCACATTCAATTCAGGTATGTTTTCCCGGAGGTATCTTAAATTTTGGCCAATATATTTTAAGAGTTGGAATAGGGAGACATATTGGAACCGCATTTGATCCCCATCGTGATGGATTAAGATTTGAAATCTCAGAAGGGGGAAAAGAAAAGGAATTAGGAGTTGGATTAAAGAAAAAGCCAGGAATTTTATTAATAAAACCAAAATATTATGTTCTATCAAATACTTAA
- a CDS encoding ABC transporter permease, whose protein sequence is MTSNLNIPTQFHDESTSPKLIIRPPKKWAPLNIRELWEYRELLFSFISRDVKIRYKQTALGCMWAIIQPLFMMAIFTLFFGKLAKMPSDGIPYPLFSYAALIPWTLFAESLTRSTMSMVNNANIMTKIYFPRLIMPISGVLSPLVDFVIAFCILIVMMGYYGFAPTTSIIFLPLFIILAILTSLSVGLWLSALNVKYRDFQYTIPFLIQLWLFSSPIAYSSSIIPDQYRILYGLNPMAGVIEGFRWVLLGSSPPEAMILVSSGVVFLLLIGGLFYFKKMEQYFADVV, encoded by the coding sequence ATGACTTCAAATTTAAATATACCCACACAATTTCACGATGAATCGACTTCTCCAAAACTAATAATCCGTCCACCAAAAAAATGGGCACCACTTAATATACGAGAACTTTGGGAGTACCGGGAATTACTCTTTAGTTTTATTTCACGGGATGTAAAAATCCGGTATAAACAAACAGCATTAGGATGTATGTGGGCGATTATTCAACCACTATTTATGATGGCAATATTTACACTGTTTTTTGGGAAACTCGCGAAAATGCCATCAGACGGAATCCCATATCCACTTTTCAGTTATGCTGCCCTAATTCCATGGACACTATTCGCAGAAAGCCTTACCCGATCCACAATGAGTATGGTGAATAATGCTAACATAATGACAAAAATTTATTTCCCTAGGCTCATTATGCCGATATCAGGGGTTCTCTCTCCCTTGGTTGATTTTGTTATTGCGTTTTGTATTCTCATTGTAATGATGGGTTATTACGGATTTGCACCAACAACTTCAATAATTTTCCTTCCGTTATTTATTATCCTTGCAATTCTTACATCTCTATCAGTAGGTCTCTGGTTATCTGCTCTTAATGTCAAATACAGGGACTTCCAATACACCATCCCTTTCCTCATACAACTCTGGTTATTTTCTTCACCTATTGCATATTCGAGTTCAATAATACCGGATCAATATCGTATTCTCTATGGCCTGAACCCAATGGCAGGGGTCATTGAAGGATTTCGATGGGTGCTTCTTGGATCTAGTCCTCCCGAGGCTATGATCTTAGTTTCTTCCGGAGTGGTTTTCCTACTCCTTATTGGTGGGCTATTCTACTTTAAAAAAATGGAGCAATACTTTGCTGATGTTGTCTAA
- a CDS encoding nucleotide sugar dehydrogenase, producing MVPESINNTVICVLGLGYVGLPLAEAFSHHIQTIGYDVDKKKVNQIIASGSKVKATCDPQIIRNADVIMICVPTPVTKAKDPDLGPVKSASTIIGQNLKKGAIVVLESTVFPGATEEILVPILEAESGMKCGVDFFIGYSPERINPNDDEHTIKKITKIVAGMDDKTTKILTSLYSLITNVYQAPNIRTAEAAKVIENIQRDLNIALINELALIFDRMKLDTQAVLDAAGTKWNFHHYTPGLVGGHCIPVDPYYLVMKAEELGYHPQIILAGRAINNSMPHHVANLTIKGLNEAGKVLKDSRVLIMGLTYKEDVPDIRESPVTSIIKELKEYQIKVYGYDPLISSEMIELFGITALSKLGEKMDAIIIAAPHALFRKMQINEFCSLMRGYPVLVDVKGILGSDVTFLKELYYKKL from the coding sequence ATGGTACCAGAATCAATAAATAATACGGTTATCTGTGTTTTGGGCCTTGGGTATGTTGGTTTACCTCTTGCTGAAGCCTTTTCACATCACATACAAACAATTGGGTATGATGTCGATAAAAAAAAGGTAAACCAAATTATTGCATCTGGATCTAAAGTCAAAGCAACATGTGACCCTCAAATAATCAGAAATGCTGATGTTATAATGATTTGTGTCCCTACTCCAGTAACAAAGGCAAAGGATCCAGACCTAGGCCCAGTAAAGTCAGCATCAACAATTATTGGACAAAATCTTAAAAAAGGTGCCATAGTTGTTCTAGAATCTACAGTTTTTCCAGGAGCAACAGAAGAGATTCTTGTACCAATCCTTGAGGCAGAATCAGGGATGAAATGTGGAGTAGATTTTTTTATTGGATATTCACCTGAACGTATTAACCCGAATGATGATGAGCATACAATTAAAAAAATTACAAAGATTGTAGCAGGGATGGATGATAAAACTACAAAAATCCTTACATCTCTGTATAGTCTTATTACAAATGTCTATCAGGCCCCAAATATCAGGACTGCAGAAGCTGCTAAGGTAATTGAGAATATTCAGCGTGATTTGAATATTGCTCTTATAAATGAACTTGCATTAATCTTTGATCGCATGAAGTTAGATACTCAGGCAGTTTTGGATGCAGCGGGGACAAAATGGAATTTTCACCATTACACTCCGGGTTTGGTTGGAGGACATTGCATACCTGTTGATCCATATTATCTTGTAATGAAAGCAGAGGAACTTGGATATCATCCACAGATCATTCTTGCAGGTCGGGCGATAAATAATTCGATGCCACATCATGTTGCTAACCTTACCATCAAAGGACTTAATGAGGCAGGTAAGGTATTAAAAGATTCAAGAGTTCTGATTATGGGATTAACTTACAAAGAAGACGTCCCTGATATCCGTGAATCACCAGTAACTTCCATAATAAAGGAATTAAAGGAATACCAAATCAAAGTATACGGATATGATCCCCTTATCTCTTCAGAAATGATAGAACTATTTGGAATAACTGCCCTTTCCAAATTAGGTGAAAAAATGGATGCAATTATTATTGCTGCACCACATGCCCTATTTAGAAAAATGCAGATTAACGAATTTTGTTCCCTGATGAGAGGATACCCGGTATTAGTGGATGTGAAGGGTATTTTAGGATCAGATGTAACATTTCTGAAAGAATTATATTATAAAAAACTGTAA
- a CDS encoding SDR family oxidoreductase codes for MKYVITGGAGFIGSHIAQTLAQDHEVIVIDNLFSGNLKNIQEFPVIFKNGDITDLEFLKSAFDEADGIFHQAAITSVPRSVRNPLPTNEVNISGTLNVLVAARDMNVKKVVYASSSSIYGDTEILPKKENFSPNPLSPYGVSKLAGEQYCKVFSELYGLQTVSLRYFNVFGPRQDPKSEYSAVIPKFISKIINRESPTIFGDGSQTRDFTYVKDVVQANIKSMKGSTSGIFNIAYNQQISLNTLALMIMDIIGFQIPITYAAPRSGDIHDSRADISEAKNKLNYFPEYSVKTGLEETIRWYQNQ; via the coding sequence ATGAAATATGTAATAACTGGAGGGGCAGGCTTTATTGGATCACATATAGCCCAAACACTCGCACAGGATCACGAGGTGATAGTCATTGATAACTTATTCAGTGGAAATCTGAAAAATATTCAAGAATTCCCTGTCATTTTTAAAAACGGCGACATAACTGATCTTGAGTTTTTAAAATCGGCTTTTGATGAGGCAGATGGAATTTTTCATCAAGCTGCAATAACATCGGTTCCTCGTTCTGTTAGAAATCCTCTTCCTACAAATGAAGTAAATATTTCTGGAACCCTCAATGTACTAGTAGCTGCCCGGGATATGAATGTAAAAAAAGTTGTTTATGCTTCTTCTTCTTCAATATATGGAGACACTGAAATACTCCCTAAAAAAGAGAATTTCAGTCCTAATCCACTTTCTCCATACGGTGTATCAAAACTTGCTGGAGAACAATATTGCAAGGTTTTCTCAGAGTTATATGGATTACAAACAGTTTCACTACGATATTTTAATGTTTTTGGCCCTCGCCAAGATCCAAAATCAGAATATTCAGCTGTAATTCCCAAATTTATATCTAAAATAATAAATAGAGAATCTCCAACAATTTTTGGAGATGGGTCTCAAACACGAGACTTCACATATGTTAAGGATGTTGTTCAGGCAAATATTAAATCTATGAAAGGGAGTACTTCAGGAATATTTAATATTGCATATAATCAGCAAATCAGTCTCAATACCTTAGCATTAATGATTATGGATATTATCGGGTTTCAAATCCCTATTACATATGCTGCTCCAAGATCTGGTGATATCCATGATTCCCGGGCAGATATTTCCGAGGCAAAGAATAAACTAAACTACTTCCCTGAATATTCAGTGAAAACCGGCCTTGAAGAGACGATCAGATGGTACCAGAATCAATAA
- the wecB gene encoding UDP-N-acetylglucosamine 2-epimerase (non-hydrolyzing), translated as MKIVTIVGARPQFIKCAPVSRLLRRFHKEILVHTDQHYDQGLSGIFFQELEIPEPNYHLGVGSSSHGKQTGEMLIGVENILLKEQPDLVLVYGDTNSTLAGALAAAKLNIPIAHVEAGLRSNDKTMPEEINRIIVDHISSLLLCPTITSINNLQHEGINNGLHLIGDVMVDALLYNRTIAENKSLILKQLGLYPKTYLVLTFHRPSNTDMIQKIQNIILGVSNSTLKVIFPVHPRTRKSLENSGIWMNLPNNIKPIEPLGYLDMLKLMNNAIKIVTDSGGIQKEAYLLGVPCITLRDNTEWIETVQEGWNVLVGANKDEITKAIVNFNPMGVRKDIFGIGAADKIVLLLSNKRVYMT; from the coding sequence ATGAAAATTGTTACAATCGTGGGTGCCCGACCACAATTTATTAAGTGTGCCCCGGTTTCAAGACTTTTACGTCGTTTTCATAAAGAAATTCTAGTGCATACTGATCAACATTATGATCAGGGATTATCAGGTATTTTTTTTCAAGAACTGGAAATCCCTGAACCAAATTACCATTTAGGGGTAGGTTCTTCTTCACATGGGAAACAAACTGGAGAGATGCTCATAGGAGTAGAAAATATTCTTCTGAAGGAGCAACCAGACCTTGTTCTAGTTTATGGTGATACAAATTCTACCCTAGCAGGTGCACTTGCTGCTGCAAAACTTAACATACCTATTGCTCATGTTGAAGCAGGACTTCGGAGTAATGACAAAACAATGCCAGAAGAGATTAATAGAATCATTGTTGATCATATATCCTCTCTGCTTCTATGTCCTACCATAACATCTATTAATAATTTACAACATGAGGGGATTAACAATGGATTACATTTAATTGGAGATGTAATGGTAGATGCCCTCTTGTACAATAGAACAATTGCCGAAAATAAATCATTAATTCTCAAACAATTAGGCCTTTATCCTAAAACCTATCTGGTTCTAACATTTCATCGACCATCAAATACGGATATGATACAAAAGATACAAAATATCATTTTGGGAGTAAGTAATAGTACCTTGAAGGTAATATTTCCGGTTCATCCGAGGACACGGAAGAGTCTTGAAAATTCTGGAATATGGATGAATTTACCAAATAATATTAAACCAATTGAACCTTTAGGTTACCTAGATATGCTAAAACTAATGAATAATGCCATAAAAATTGTAACAGACTCAGGGGGGATCCAAAAAGAAGCATATCTTTTAGGTGTGCCATGTATTACTCTTCGGGATAATACTGAATGGATTGAAACAGTTCAAGAGGGATGGAATGTATTGGTTGGTGCAAATAAAGATGAAATTACCAAAGCAATAGTAAATTTTAATCCAATGGGAGTGCGAAAAGACATATTCGGTATTGGCGCAGCAGATAAAATCGTACTCCTTTTATCGAACAAGAGAGTCTATATGACTTAA